TGATCCATTATACATGAAGTAGATGCAGATGTTGCACTCTGCGTTTGTTGTTGACTACTGGAGCAAGGAACATCATTTGGTGTGGACTGCTGAGTAGAAGAAGAtcccattttaggccttccaTCCTTTGACTTCATCTTTATTGGTTGTGGTTTGGCTGGATTCTTGCATCCTTTTTTGTAGTGACCTAAGTCACCACAATTACCACATCTTCGTTGCTTGAATTCTCGAACAGCAGTTACAAGGCTTATCACCTCCTTTACCTTCATCagtttccttttttcttttcctcattttaggccttccaggcatctttcgaaatggtggaggaagaggtTTGGCTAAAGTAGTTGTCAGCCACATTTTGTGTCCTGGCATACCATAAAACTTTGGAGCATACGTCTTTGCATACGTTTCTACAAGATACGCCTCATGGACAAATTCACTGGCATCTAATTTTCTAATAACAATACAAGCCATGGCATGTTTACAAGGGATCCCAAGAAGATTCCAACTTCCACAAAGGCAAGTCTTATTGGTCAAGTTTACAATGTaagattcttcatcatcatccacctcaaactccgacacatccactgggattaccctcaaaccatatatttcctttgaatttttttcaatcattttggtgATAGCTGGCATCAACACACCTTTAAAGTTACTCAACCCTTCTCTTTTGGCTGCACTTCTTTTCATCACATATctcctaatccactccatacgaGAAATTATGGGCTTCCCCCTTGCTTCTACTAACACATTATTGAATGACTCACAACAATTATTTAACAACATCTCAGGCTTACTCCTACTAGAAAAAGCATGCCTAAACCAGTGTTTAGCAGGAATAACAGCTAGATATTCATATGCTTCAACAGAAATATTCTTCTTTTTCGAACTACTTgcttttttccagattttcaatttcttcatcttattgatttatctaattttaggAACCCTAATACATTATTCagacacaacaacaatcaatttacaaattacaagataAAAAACATGAAATTCAATAGAAAAAATGCAGCAAAACGAAGCAGATTTGTAAAAcgaattaaattttaaagagaaaataaaatacaataatgAAGAACAAAACCATAATTGAGTAATACTACATACCTCTAAAGGTTAGAAGTTTCAGCAACATGATGTCGCAAGGAAGACGGGAGCGAATTCAAGAAGTTACAGGACTGATTTTTtcgaatgaagaaggagaagcaAATGCCTGGAAGAGTCtgaaatgaagatgaaggaaaggATTATAAGCtcacgtgactatcacgtgatagtcaacggtTAATTTAAACGGTCAAAcgctaaaaaccgttataaggtagtcttttgcaaagaaatgtattatataaggtagttttttgcaaaaaattttagataaggtagtttttttttgcaaataggGGTATAAAATAGGTAGTTTATTGTAATTTtctctttaaaaaaattgaaaatcgaaTTTTGTCTCAATTGCAGTAAACACCACATTTCTCATATAAATTCAACGATCAAATTTCATCTAACCCTCTGATCTCCTTGACCtaattgtaataaaaaaaatcaactatTTCTAAGTGAAGAACAACATTAGGATGTGACGCCATAAAAGAAACTCGTTAGACGAAACAAAAGAAGACGAAAGCTTGAGTTGTGGTTGGATGTAAAACTCTAAAGTTGTCCACTTTGTGAGTTGGCAAACAGCAGGAAGCAAAACTTACATATCTGCTGAAAATGACCCTATATAAACGACGTCGTATCCTATAACTGACTTGAATCAGGAAATCGTAATTTgtacttaaaacccttaaattcttCATTTCAATTTGTAAGAATCTCTCCATCCATAAGAATCTCTCCATCCACAACTGCTTCAACTTTTTTACCCTTGATTCTCTCGGAAATCTGGAAAAAAACCCACGAATTAAAACCCTAAAGTCCTCAATCATAACCTTAAAATCCTTAATTAAAACGCAGACAAATTAAACGACATGCAAAACGGAAGTAGTAGCAACAATGGCGGACAAGGAAGGCTGCCGTTATCAGCGGTGGTAGCAGATTGTGTAAAGAGATGGTTTCATGATACTCTTAAAGAGGCTAGAGGGGGTGATGTTAACATGCAAGTTCTTGTTAGTCAGATGTATTACTCTGGTTATGGAGTTCCCAAAGATACTAATAAGGTTATAATCGTATTCATTCTCTATGATTTTTAGGTTTAATTTTGTGTTTGTAGTGTTATTTATTGATGGGTATTAGTATTTGTTGTCTTAATTCAATGAACCCAATTGCGGGATTTGAATTTTTTCGGGCTTTTCAATGATTAGTTTGTTGTAGTCTCTTGGAGTTACCATTGCATTTTGTTCTAGACTAATGAGAATTAATTGAGTTTGTGGCAACTTATTCAATTGATTGGGggagatttttttttgttgaaattatgGAGTGCTTTGGGTAGATTGCAATCTAATGGGGTAATCTCGTGGTATTTGACGTTCTTGAGTTAAAAGGTGGTTAGTGTTCTCTAAAGATATTGGCCTAGATTGGATTGTATAGTTTAATTGTAATCAGATTCTGGTTTGCCCCATTCTTGTGGTACTAGCTGATTTTTGATCGTTTTTGAGGTGGATTGGGTGATCTATTCTACACCAAATTTAGGGGTTATGATCTTGTGTAGCTTTTCTATTTGTTAAAGATGTGCTTGTCATTGTGCGTGAATATTGTTGTCTTTTTCCATGTGTAATCGGAAGGTTGTTTGCAGGCCTCTTGTTGTCAAGGTGTTTAAAATTAAAAGCAAATGTCAGAACCTAAAATTTGTCTCAGTTGTACTCTGAGTACACTGGGTTTGCTTCTTGATAGCTCTGAGTTATGACTTATACTAACTTTTGATGTATGCGTTTGCGGATGGTTCACAGGCAAGGGCATGGATGTCAAAGGCTTCTAGATCAAGATCATCGGTTTGGATTGTGGGTGAAAAGCATCCTGGTAATCTCCTACCTCATCTCCAAATATATAGCATATAGTACATTTTAGTTTGCACTCATTAATGTCTATTCCGGTATGAGCGAAAGATTTGTAGTTCTTCGGTTTGGATTAGGATGTGGTAAAATGGCTCATAATATCATGTTCACTTCTATTTTAGTGAAGTTACATATGATGTTTGCTATTAGATTACAATCCCTTTGTttttacaagggtaaggttgcgtacatccgacTTAGATGGGAGCTACTTAATGGTATTGAGTGATGGAATGTATTTGAATGCTATACTCTATGATGTCATTGTTTATGTTGCACCTTGCcttattttagctttttgttTACATTATGTATAGGTTATAATGCAAGTGATTCAGACTCTGATGAAATGATGGGTGAAGCACAGTGACCAATTGATTTAGACGTTGTTACTTTGGTTATGGCCTTCATATGAAAACTTTTTTCTATAGGTAGACATTTCTTTGTATTATTCCTTTATGTATGCAACAAACTATTCCAGTGATGAGTTGTGATATAATGACAACATTATTTAATCATGGTTGAATCCATTGTTAATAAATTGATTGCATGCTTCTATGACTTGTAATTTATTGTTTGTTAATATGCTGAAACTGATTTTAGCCCCAAATTTTGACTTATGAAAACCATGGCATCTAATCCAAAGGTGCAAATGATTAGTCCCCCTTCTCACATCAAACCCTATGATGAGAGTAGGTTAAGTGGGTACCATAAATATCTTGGAAGGGAGTGGAATGACTGAATGATTGTAGTCTTCCTGGAAGTAGAGGTAGTAGGAAAGGAATAATtaggaaaattttcaaatttactcGTAGTAGTTATGTTGTAATGTAGCATACATCTTCCAAGGGCCATGACTAGCTCCCAATGGCGCCAAAGTTGAGGAGTTTTGTGGGTGTGAGTTGGGAAACTGGCCTATTTGGTATTGCATCATCTAAAAATGCTTCctttggtaagatttttctAGAGTAGCTAATGAAAGGTCTTGGATCTCTTTCATTACCGGAAACCATATTTTTGTACAACTCCACTGGGAACCAAAGATGTATAGCAATTGGTAGCGGTGTCTTCTAGAGCCAACTGATGCTACTCGCCTGAAGTTTTGACAAGCTACAGCTTGCAAGGTTTATATTGGGACTGATGTATGTTTAAAAATGATTGTACTGATATTATAGTGCCATGTATTTGAATGGATCAAGGGTGATCAAGGTGGATAGTGGATTTCTGTTTGGATGACAATGACACTCAGCTATTAACCATGCCTATTGATTACGGAAGCTAGTGGGGATCATGATCTTGCTGACCCTTATGGACAACCCACATCAGAGCAAGGAATAAGGCTTTTTCTTGTGATGATAATCCTTTGTTATTCCTTTCAAATGGGCCATCGACTCTAATTTCTATTTGCAGTTGAGTTCAATTTA
The sequence above is drawn from the Amaranthus tricolor cultivar Red isolate AtriRed21 chromosome 5, ASM2621246v1, whole genome shotgun sequence genome and encodes:
- the LOC130814164 gene encoding uncharacterized protein LOC130814164 gives rise to the protein MQNGSSSNNGGQGRLPLSAVVADCVKRWFHDTLKEARGGDVNMQVLVSQMYYSGYGVPKDTNKARAWMSKASRSRSSVWIVGEKHPGYNASDSDSDEMMGEAQ